One Deltaproteobacteria bacterium genomic window, GAAACGAGTGCTCGAAGTAGGCACTGTTGTACATGCCGGGCGTCAGCACACCGATGGTGGGCGCCTGGACAAGATCCGGGGCGAGGTATGCCAGGGTTTCAAAGAGTTTGGTGGGGTAGTCGTCCACCGGACGCACCTGGGACGCCTCAAACACCTGGGGAAAAGTGCGTTTGAGCACCTGGCGGTTTTCCAGCACATAGGAAACCCCCGACGGGCACCTCAGATTGTCCTCCAGAACATAAAAGCGCCCATCCCGATCCCTGACCAGGTCCGTCCCCGTAACATGGCACCATATCCCCCGGGGTGGGGTAAAGCCCTCGCATTCTTTGCGGTAGGTTTTACTAGTGGAGACCAGTTCCTCGGGAACCACCTTGTCCTTGAGAATTTTTTTTTCGTTATACACATCCTGCACAAAAGCATTCAAAGCGAAGATCCGCTGCTTCAGGCCGGTTTCAATCTGGTGCCAGTCCCGGTTGGAAACGATACGGGGTATGATGTCGAAGGGGAAAATTTTTTCGGTGCCTTCATCGCGGCCGTAAACATTGAAGGTGATGCCCATTTTAAGAAGCAGGGCTTCGGCCGCCTTCTGCCGCATCGCCAGGTCCCCCGGCGGCAGGGCTTCGATCTTGTCCACCAGCAGCTGGGCGCCGGGCCGGGGGTTGCCGTTTGCCTCGATCAACTCATCGTAAAAATCCCCGGGGTCATAGGTCTGAAAGGTGTCCATTGAATCTTTTCTCCGTGTCAGCGCCTTTATTTAAAGGAGTTTTGGAAATACTATCTTTAGAGATCATAGCAAAGGCGTGCATTAAAAGCAATCATGGATACCTGAGCACCCGGTATAAGTCGATCTGCAAACACCTGGCAGCGCTTTACCACACAGGGATAATACGGAAATCATCTCTTTGAAAAAGAAGAAAATGAAAAGCGGCTGATGGGGTAGTAAAAGCCGCTCTTTATGGACATGCTTCATAGTTTCGGCAAAACCGCAGCAGCGAAACTCAAGACAAAAAAGAAACCGCACATGTCGGTGACCGTCGTCAGAAGCGGGCTTGAGACCAGGGCCGGGTCCAGTTTCAGGCGTTTGAG contains:
- a CDS encoding circularly permuted type 2 ATP-grasp protein, with protein sequence MDTFQTYDPGDFYDELIEANGNPRPGAQLLVDKIEALPPGDLAMRQKAAEALLLKMGITFNVYGRDEGTEKIFPFDIIPRIVSNRDWHQIETGLKQRIFALNAFVQDVYNEKKILKDKVVPEELVSTSKTYRKECEGFTPPRGIWCHVTGTDLVRDRDGRFYVLEDNLRCPSGVSYVLENRQVLKRTFPQVFEASQVRPVDDYPTKLFETLAYLAPDLVQAPTIGVLTPGMYNSAYFEHSFLSQQMGVELVEGRDLVVSDGFVHMLTTKGLKRVDVLYRRIDDDFIDPDVFRPDSLLGVKGLIGVYKAGRIAMANAPGTGIADDKVIYAYVPKIIKYYTGSEAILPNVPTYICRDEKDRAYVLSHLDELVVKAANESGGYGMLVGPHATEEERAAFAEKIKAEPRNYMAQPTISLSRVPTIVDDRIEGRHVDLRPYVLFGEEIYVQPGGLTRVALKKGSLVVNSSQGGGSKDTWVL